The Tessaracoccus flavus genome includes the window CGCACTGCCCGGAGCTCCGACGACGGCGAGCCCGCCGGCACGGCTGGCGTCCCGATGCTCCAGGTGCTGCAGAAGCATGGGGTGAGCGACGTCGTCGCCGTCGTCACCCGATACTTCGGCGGGGTCAAGCTTGGCGCGGGCGGCCTGGTCCGGGCCTACTCCGAAGCCGTCGCCGCAGCACTGGAGAAGGCGGGAACCCGCCGCGTCGAGCTCCACCGGTTGCTCCGCGTCGACGTCGGCTACGCGGAGGCGGGCTTCATCGAGGAACAACTCCGTGGGCTCACCCTCCCAGGCGGAGCAGAGGTCACGGTCGACGGGGTCGACTGGACCGACCTGGCGCACATCCGGCTGGCCATCCCGGACGGCTCGGAGGGCGAGTTCGCGCAGACTTTGGCAGCGGTGTCCACCGGCCGTCTCAGCGCGGAACCGATCGGCGAGCGGTGGGTCGGGTGACGTCCAGCCCCCGCGTGTCCAGGCACGCTGATCGAGTGATTTCTCATAAGTCCTTGTCATAGGCACATCGCGCTCTTAGCATGAGGGCTTCTCTAGCAAAGGAGCTACACATGCCCTCAGCTGCTGATCGGCGGAGGGGGGGAACCGCCGTCGCGGGCGTCGCCGCCGGCGCCCTCCTGCTCTCGATCCCTCTGCCCTCGCACGCCGTCTTCGGCGACGTCACCGCCATCGACCTCGGCCCCGCCGCCGTCGGTACGGCCGTCAACGGGGCCGAGCTGGTCGGCGACACGATGTTCCTCGTCTCGCGCCAGGCTGTGCCGGCCAACCTCAGCACCCTCGACCTCACCACCCGCACCGTCACCGACGTCACCACGATCCCCTCGGGAATTGAGGGGTGGGCGGCCACGGCCGTCAACGACGGCGCCGACCTCTACTTCGGCATGCACACCCCCGCCGACATCTATCACTACGACATCGAGCAGGGCGCGCTGACCACCGAGCCTGTGGCGACGCTGCCCGCCGAGTTGCTGGTGATGGACCAGAGCGCGGCCCCCGACGACACGATCTACATCGCGGGCATGGCCCGCGGGGCGAGCGGCGGGGTCTACGAATTGGATCCGGCCACGAACGAGGTGGAGCCGCTCGGCACCCCCGTCGAGGGTCAGCGCTATGTGCGCAGCATCGTCGCCAACGACGAGACCGTCTTCGCCGGGATGGGCCCGGCAGCCTCAGTCGCCTACCGCGACCGTGATGGCGGCGAGTGGCAGACCATGGACATCCCCGAACTGGAGGGCGAGTCCTTCGTCTACGACATCGCGCTCGAGGGCCAGTACCTGACCTTCGGCACCGAGCCGAGCGGGCTCTTCGGCGTGGTCGATCTCGAGACGTCCGACGTGACCATCGTGCCGGTCCCCGACGGACGCACGATCGATTCCATCGTCATGGATGGCACCACCGCCTACTTCACGGTGCGCCCCGAAGGAGCGCTCTACTCCTACGACATCTCGACGGGGAGCCTCACGAAGCTCGGAGTGCCCAGCATCGGCGCGGAGCACCGCAAGCTCTTTGTCTCCGACGGCACCGTGATCGGCGTCACGGGCGTCGGAGACGTGTGGTCGTACTCGATGGCGGACGGCACCGTCGACGTCATCAGCGGCCTCGAGTCCGGCATGCCCCGCAGCCCGGAGCGGGGCGCCCAGTCGCTCGCGGTCTTCCAGGGCGACGCCTACGTCGCCGGGCACTGGGGCATCCAGCAGCACGACGGCACCAGTGGTTCCTCGGAGCGGTTCGCCGTGCCCGGCGAGACGAAGACCATGACGGCCGACGACCAGCAGCTCTTCGCCTCGATCTACCCGGCGAGCCAGGTGTGGACCTACGATCCCGAGTCGACCGACCTCGAGTTCCTGGCCCAGATCCGCGACAACCAGATGCGTCCCCGGACGAGCCTCTACAACCACACCACGGGCAAGCTGCTCGTCGGCACGCGTGAGACGTACGGCAACGTCGGCGGTGCCGTGTCGGTCATCGATCCCGCCACCGGTGCCATCGAGACCCACCGCGACCTCGTCGTCGACCAGACGCCGATCTCCCTGGCTGCCATCGACGGCACCGCGTTCGTCGGGCACGAGATCCTCGGTGAAGTTCACGCCCCCACGACGACGGAGGCCGACCTGATCTCGTGGGACATCGAGACCGCCACCACCAACTGGGACATCGTCCCGGTGCCGGACGCGGCCGCCATCTCCGGCCTCGCCACCTACAACACGGCCGACGGCCCGCGCCTCTACGGGTTGACGACCACCGGCTGGCTGTTCGAGGTTGACCCTGCCACCGGCGAACTCCTGGGCAGCGTTAAGGCCGGCAGCCGCGCCACCGACCTCGTGGCCAACGACGTCGGCGTCTTCGCCCTCATCAATGGCGGCATCTTCCGCATCGACACGGAGGCTGGCGACCTCTCGCGTCAGCGGGTGCACAGCGGCGCCTTCACGCACATCGCCGTCGACGACACCGACCCGTTCCGCATCTACGCGGTGGGAATCCGCACGGTCGACGGCGTGAGCCAGGCGCGCCTGTACGCCGTGGAGATGGAGCCGACTGTGAGCGTCATCCGCTGGTCGGTGACCGATTCCGACGGTGACGCCCTGGGCGGCTCGACCTTCCGGGTGATCGCGCCGGACGACTCCGAGGTCACGGTCGACGACAACGGACCGCTGGATACGGACCCCGACACTGGCGAGATCGCCTACCTGTCGGATCAGTTCGGGCATCACAAGGTGCAGCAGCGTGAGGGCGCGAGCGGTTACCTGCTCGACCGGGGGACGCAGCACGCGCGCTCGTCCATGGAGCAGCCCGCCCCTGACGAGCTGACCTTCACCAACCGCACCCACCCGGGCAAGAAGCGCTAGCGCAACGCTCACCGCCCATCGGGCCCGTCCTCCGGGGCGGGCCCGATCCATGCCCGTAGCATCGGCTCGGGAAGTGCTGATCAATGGTGCAGGACATGATTGATCAGTGGTTCCCTAAACCGAACGTGCCCCCCACGGCGTCGTAAGGGATAGGGAGGTAGCTGAGGTGTTCGAACAGGTCGCAGCCGGCTTTGACGCATTCGTGCGCCGCACCAGGGATGACCTGTGGCGGGCAGCCTGGCTGCTCACGGGAGACCATCACAGGGCCGACGACCTGGTGCAGACCGCGCTCGGGCGCACCTACGGGCGCTACGAGTCGATCGGCAACGACCACAAGTTCGAGGCCTACGTGCGCACCACCATGTACCGCACCTACGCCTCGTGGTGGCGGAGGAAGTGGAACGGCGAGGTCCCCGACCAGGGGGCCGACGAACGCTCTGCGAATCCCGTCGCGGACGTCAACCTCGACCTGATCCGCGCGCTGAACGCCCTGCCGCGCATGCAGCGGGCCGTTCTCGTGTTGCGGTTCTTCGAGGACCGCTCCGTCGCCGAGGTCGCGAATCTACTCGGCATCGCCGAGGGCACGGTCAAGGCCCACACCTCCCAGGGCTGCGCCGCACTGCGGCGCTCCCCCCACCTGGCCGACGACAAGGAGTGGTCATGACCGACGAGCAGTTCGCCCGCATCTTCAAGCGCAACACCCCCGAGCCAACCGACGGCGACTGGGCCGCCGACGCCAGGCACCGGCACCGCCGTCGCCAGGTGGGAACCGTGGCTGTCGCTGCCGTGGCCGGCGTCGCGGTCATCGGTGCGCCGTTGGCGATCAACGTGCTGCAGGACAACGGACCCCAGTACGCCACCCCGGCCACGTCGAGCGCTGCCCCGGCGCCGACGGCGTCGCCGTCGTCTGGCGATCCCACCGGTCCGTCAGTATCTCCCGCCACCACTGCAGCCGACATCTGCCCCGCCGCGCAGGACTATGTCGGCACCGATCTGCCCGAGGGCGCGGTTCAGCTGTGGCTCTGCGGGGAGGACGTCGAGATGGGCGGGCGCGCCGGGCCGCCGGAACCGCTCACCACGGGAGTGGATGAGGCGATCGCCACCTACAACGCGCTCGAGTTCCGGGACCCCGATCAAGCCTGCACGATGGAATACACGCTCGCCTACACCGTGATCGCCGAGTATCCGGACGGCACGCGGAAGGCCGTGCAGGGAGAGCTGCACGGGTGCCGCAATGTCGGCGACCGCGCGGGCGGAGACCAGTTCTTCGAGACGCTCCAGGATCTGTGGGAGGGGCAGCGCGAGTCGACCCCCGCCCCTGAGTTGGAGCTGACCGCGGACGAGGCCTGCAATGCGCCGGGGACGATCATGCCCACCGGGCCGACAGGCAGCGTGGCCGGATACCTCTGCCAGGGCACAGACCCCGGCACGGCCAAGGGCGTGGAGCTGTCAGACGAGCTCCTCGATCAGCTTCTGGCAGACCTGGAGACGCGGGGCGTGGCCGGTTCGGTCCCGTTCTTCGAGCTACCGCCCGAGCCGCACCTCACCCTGCTCAACGCCTACGGCGAGCCGTTCGTGCTGACGCGACACACCAACGGCCTCTATCAGGCCGGTGAGTTGGTCTGGCGCCCGTCGCCGGAGTTGGCCGCCGAACTCGAGGCACTCTCCCCCAGCGGGAACCCCTCCCCTTCGAATCCCTCCCGACCGGCCATGCCCGTCCGCGACTCCTGCCTCGACCCCGCCGCCATCGCCGCCGACACTCCGCCGGACCAGGCTGACTGGGTGGGCATCTGCCCCACTCGCGATGGTGTGGCCGAGCCGATCGACGCGCTCACCGACCCGGCCCTCGTGGCTCAGGCCGCTGCAGCCCTGACCGGGCTGCCCGGCGAGGGATGCTGGCCGGAAGAGGTCCGGGGACCGGTCTACGTACTCTTCGGCACCTTCGACAGCACCACCGCAGTGCCGGTGTACAACCGCTGCGGCGATGACCCGATGGACGCGTCGGAGGTGCTGGCCCCGATCCTCGAGATCTTCGAGCAGCAGCGCGCCTCCGACGAGATGACCTCCTTCCGCGGTGGGCCGCTCTGCCCCGTCGCCGAGTCGGTGTTCGACATCGACCTGACGGCTCTCGAGCCGCAGATGGGTTCGGTGTGTGTCGGGGTGTCCGAGTCCAGCGGCGGCGTGGAGATCTCCCTTCCCGGGGACCTCCTTCAGCGGATCGCGACGGAGGTGGCCACCGCCACCGAGACGACGACCACGGACGTGCAGGGCGACCGGCTCATCCTCACCGACGAGTACGGCGAACCGCTGACGCTCATCCGGTCCGGCGACGGCAGCTATGTCTGGCTGCCACTCGACCGTCCGGCCCGTTCCTGGACCCCGTCCACCGAGCTCGCCGCGGAACTGGACCGCTACTTCGCCCTCTGATCGTGGCCCCAGAGCGTGCGTCCGTGACCCTGTGCCGGACGCTCCTCGACAAGCGCTCGTCACTGCAGGGAGCATCAACTGGTGGCTATTCAGGGAAACGATGAAACCCCACATCAGGGGCCTTCTCTCAAAGGCTGCTGAGGGCTTCACCACAGCGGCTAGTGGGGGTTCACCACAGCGGGAATCGGGCACTGGGTGACAATGCGGCCAGCCCCTCCCCGGACTAGACTTGACCACCCAGACATCCTCCCGAGCGATCATCTCCCGAGTGTCGGTGCCGACTGGCACGATTCCAGAGTGAACATCTCCACTACGACAGCGCTGTGGCGCGCCAGGCTGCGGTACTGGCTTGCTGGGCGAAGACGAGTCACCCTGCGACTCCTGGGCCGTGCCTCGGACTCCAGTGACGCCTACCTCCGCATCGCGCAGGCCCTGGAGGAGAAGCACGAGTCATCGGGCATGTCTTCGGAGGAGGCCATGGAGCGCGGCTTGGTGGAGGCACTGGAGATACTCACCGAACATGGCCCACCCCAAGTAGCGGCGGCGCTGAAGGCCGATGGCCCGAGGATGCTGGCAGAGCACCGCCGTCTCGACCGAGGGTTTGAGAAGCGCATCCGTCAGAGGTGGGGAACCGCTCTCGACCTCTACTACATGATCGCCGTGGCCTGCCAAGAGGTCGGAGCGGAGGGCTACCAGGAAGCCAACCAGTGTGACGAGGGCAGTGAGAGCGAGAGGGCGCTACTGGAAGCCATGAGCGGGCTTCAGGCGCGCGCCTGTCGGCAGTCCTTGGAGGTGTTGTCTCTGCTGGAGACTGGATTCCCCAAGGCCGCTCACGCCGTCAGCCGCAGCATGCACGAGGGGGCAGTCGTCGCCTCCGTCCTCACCGAGTACGGGAGCACCCCGGAGCACGCCGACATTGGGACGAGGTTCTTGCTGTTCGATCACATCACCAACCTGATGGATGCCGAGGAGTATCAGCGGTACGCGGAGCGCCTCAAACATGAGCCGTTCACCGATCAAGAGATGGCGGCACTTCGCACGACGAAGGCCGAAGTGCTGGAGCGTTTCCCCGATCTCGACCGGAAGATGGGCTGGGCGGGCGATCTGCCTGGGCTGAGGAAGCGGACGTTCGAGGAGTTGGAGGTCATCGCAGGCATCGACCACTTGCGTCCCTACTACACCTGGGCGAGTCACGAGGTTCACGCCTACCCCAAGGGTGTACGCCTCAACCAGTCGGGTCTCGACGGGGACCTGTGGAAGTTGGCAGGACGGACGAACGCTGGGCTTGCTGACCCCGCTCAGGGAGCGCTCATCGCCTTGAACCAAGTGACGGCATCCATGCTTACAGTTCCCGGCGTAGCGTCCCCCAGCCGGATCGTGGCCTCCCGCGCCACGATGGCTCTTCTAGATGAAGCCCGCGAGGAGTTTGCTCGCATCGAACGGGAGTTGGCCGACGAGCGGACACTCACGGTCTGGTAGCACTCACCGGCTCGGTCCAGCAAGAGGAACCAGTCAGAAGCGGCTGAAGATGCCGCCCATCCTGGCTACAGTCCAGGCGCATGAGAGCGACGAACCGGCAGACCTTGATCTCCGCCATCTTCGAAGCAGCCGAGCGCGCCACGAACGACCTCACCCATCTCGTCCCCGACCTCGACCGGGACCGCACCGAGTACGCGCTTGCGTCGGTTCTGCTGGAGGAGGCGTGGATCAGCATTCGCTGAGCCCGACCTCAGTCTCGGGGAGCCGCCCCGCCGTCCGCGAAGCCGTCGAACGTCCTGATGTCCCGCTTGGGCTCGGCAAGTCCGTCACGGCGGCGCTGGGCCTCCTTGCGGCGGTCTTCTCGGTCCTCGGCATCGAAGACCTCGGCAAGCGCCTCCATGTCGGCCTGGAGGGAGTTCTTGGCGTGCTGCTGGGTCATGACGGTCCCTCCTGATGTGGGCTTGGACTACTGGGTGCTATCGAGCGTAGACGCACAGTCGTACGAGTCGCAGAACGTCAAGTCATGAGGCAGACGCGGACCAGGAGGATCAGGCCGACAAGAAGGAGCGAGCCGTAGAACGGCGTGATAGCCCAGGACTTCCATACGGAGGTGTCGGGCTTCCAGTCATTCAAGAACTGGAACCGTGGCCCCTTTTCCGGCGTATCCACTGCTCCTGTGGCCTGGTCGTCTACCTCGTCGGCCGTGATGTCATGCTGGTTCTCGGGAACCTGGCCGCATCGCTGAACCTCGCGCGGATCGAGGCTGAACAGCGGTATGCCCTTGTTGCGCGCTACCGCGTCGTAGAGGGCGCGGTACGCCTTCTCCCTGTCCAGGTAGTGAGCGTCCAAGAACATGAAAAGCAGGACCGCGCCAAGACCGAGTGCAATGACGGACCAGGCGTTCTGAGTCATGCCGTAGCCGTAGGTTGCCGTGACTACGGGCAGCAGCCAACTCTTGGTGCTCGTGGACGCGGCAGACATGCGCGTGACGACAGCCTGGATAAAGTCGAGGTGCTTGTGGAGGTCCTCTCGACAGGGAGTGTCGTCACCCGTCACGGCTTCATCGACCTGCACGCCTCGCGGACGCGTACCAGAGTGTCGTCCTTCCCGGCCTCGCTGTAGTCCGTGCCCTCCGGCCAAATCGGTCCCATCGCATCGCCGTCCCAGCGAGGAACGAGGTGCACGTGGAGATGAAAGACGGTCTGTGTCGCCGCCTCTCCGTTAGACTGGATGACGTTGAGACCCTCGGGGTGGAGCGCTTCCCGGATCGCTCCAGCGAGCCGAACTGTTGCGCGGGCCAGATGACCAGCGGTCTCTTCATCCAGTTTCCAGATGTCCGCCACATGCTTCCGGGGAACCACCATCGTGTGGCCCAGGACAGCAGGCTCGGTCGGGAAAAAGGCGACGACGTACTCGTCGCGGTAGACCTCGCGGGCGTCTGGATCGTCGCGTAGGACGATCTCGCAGAAGGGACAGCCGTCCTTGTTCACGGCCACTTCGTGACACCCTGCTCGGCCCAGACGGGCAGTCGGCGGGCCAGTTCGTTGTAGGTCGCCTTGGTGTCGATCCGCCCGGACCAGTCAGTTGCGGTGGGATCGAAGAGCGGCACACCGGAGAGCCCTGCTACCTCGAACGGGTTTGCGCCAGCGGAATCGGCCCCGTCGCGCATAGAGGCGAGTCCGTGGATGCGCACTCCGAGCAGCGGCTTCTTCATGGACCACGCACGCTCGATCTCGTACTGCACGTAGGGCCGTTCGGCGGTCTGTCGACCGACTAGGACGATGACCGCCTTCTTGTAGTTCATCTCCTTGTCGATCCAGTTCTGGATGGCGGTATCGGTCTTGTAGCGGACCTCCTCCCAGTTCTGCCCCGTGACCTCAGACCCTCCAGCGATTGACTTGATCTCGCGGACCAAGTTCACTCGAAACTTGTCCCGGTCGTAGTGGAATGAGTAGAAGACTGACTTGGCCATAATGGCTCCCTTCTCGTGGTCCCGGTCTAGCCGGGCTCGCGAACATTTCTAGCAGGCGGGTCCGACACCCTGGAACACCGCCGGAGGGTGATGGGGCGCAACGGACGCTTCCCCTCGCCGCTGCGCCCCACCTGACCTACTCGACCCGCATCTGGATGCGAGTGCCCTCGCTGATGTGCGTCGCGTACTCGGTCAACTCGGGATCGGAGATCGACCCCCCCGACCCGAGACCACTCGCGCCGGAGCACAGACTTGATCTCGCAGCGAGGCGATCCGCTTCTACCAGCCCTACGTCTGGGGATCGCCGGAGTGGGAGCACGCCTACGGTGCTCGAAACCTCTCCGAGACCGCCAACAGCAACCTGAAGGACCACCACGGTCGCTTGGCGAAGGGCTCGATCAAGGTGCTGGGGAAGAACAAGATCGCCCTGGCGCTGGCGTTCTTCGTGGACGCGGTGAACACCCGCCTGATCTTCCACATGCCGACCGACTTCTTCGAGCGCTGGACAGGTGCCCCGGACCCCTACCTGCCCGATCCCGACGACCCCGCTTGGACCGACCCGGACCACCAGCCGCCAGACACGAGGGCAGGACCCGAAGAGGCCATCCTCGCCACTTCA containing:
- a CDS encoding TIR domain-containing protein, with the translated sequence MAKSVFYSFHYDRDKFRVNLVREIKSIAGGSEVTGQNWEEVRYKTDTAIQNWIDKEMNYKKAVIVLVGRQTAERPYVQYEIERAWSMKKPLLGVRIHGLASMRDGADSAGANPFEVAGLSGVPLFDPTATDWSGRIDTKATYNELARRLPVWAEQGVTKWP
- a CDS encoding HIT family protein, producing MAVNKDGCPFCEIVLRDDPDAREVYRDEYVVAFFPTEPAVLGHTMVVPRKHVADIWKLDEETAGHLARATVRLAGAIREALHPEGLNVIQSNGEAATQTVFHLHVHLVPRWDGDAMGPIWPEGTDYSEAGKDDTLVRVREACRSMKP
- a CDS encoding DUF5677 domain-containing protein; amino-acid sequence: MERGLVEALEILTEHGPPQVAAALKADGPRMLAEHRRLDRGFEKRIRQRWGTALDLYYMIAVACQEVGAEGYQEANQCDEGSESERALLEAMSGLQARACRQSLEVLSLLETGFPKAAHAVSRSMHEGAVVASVLTEYGSTPEHADIGTRFLLFDHITNLMDAEEYQRYAERLKHEPFTDQEMAALRTTKAEVLERFPDLDRKMGWAGDLPGLRKRTFEELEVIAGIDHLRPYYTWASHEVHAYPKGVRLNQSGLDGDLWKLAGRTNAGLADPAQGALIALNQVTASMLTVPGVASPSRIVASRATMALLDEAREEFARIERELADERTLTVW
- a CDS encoding IMPACT family protein, with amino-acid sequence MSDTRYLTIDARPLEGTDVEIEIKRSRFLCRVRRVTTEAEAREVIEERRSVHFDARHHCSAFVLGPDGRTARSSDDGEPAGTAGVPMLQVLQKHGVSDVVAVVTRYFGGVKLGAGGLVRAYSEAVAAALEKAGTRRVELHRLLRVDVGYAEAGFIEEQLRGLTLPGGAEVTVDGVDWTDLAHIRLAIPDGSEGEFAQTLAAVSTGRLSAEPIGERWVG
- a CDS encoding SigE family RNA polymerase sigma factor, coding for MFEQVAAGFDAFVRRTRDDLWRAAWLLTGDHHRADDLVQTALGRTYGRYESIGNDHKFEAYVRTTMYRTYASWWRRKWNGEVPDQGADERSANPVADVNLDLIRALNALPRMQRAVLVLRFFEDRSVAEVANLLGIAEGTVKAHTSQGCAALRRSPHLADDKEWS